A DNA window from Setaria viridis chromosome 2, Setaria_viridis_v4.0, whole genome shotgun sequence contains the following coding sequences:
- the LOC117842884 gene encoding protein unc-13 homolog encodes MARLFRESRRDSSHSSSSNGFLPPAAAAASSSSALPSPFPDLGVPLSAADFREAAYEVLVAASRTTGGKPLTYIPQSASGAAAPASPASSASSASSASLQRSLTSAAASKMKKALGLRSSASSKGVGSPGSGGKAAAPPRRPATVGELMRVQMRVSEPADARIRRGLLRIAASQLGRRAESMVLPLEFLQQFKASDFPDPQEYEAWRSRNLKLLEAGLLLHPLVPLNKSDSSAQRLRQIIRGAYDRPLETGKNSESMQSLRTSVMSLAGRSHDGTSGGCHWADGFPLNLHLYQMLVEACFDNDEGTVVDEIDEVMELLKKTWVILGINEMLHNLCFTWALFNHFVMSGQVDIELLSAAENQLAEVAKDAKTTKDPNYCKVLSSTLSSIMGWTEKRLLAYHETFNTSNIESMQGIVSIGVSAARVLVEDISHEYRRRRKEETDVARSRVETYIRSSLRTAFALRMEEADSKRSSRNPTPVLSILAKDIGDLAIKEKNLYSPILKTWHPLASGVAVATLHSCYGNELKQFVAGLTELTPDTVQVLKSADKLEKDLVNIAVEDSVDSDDGGKSLIREMPPYEAENAIANLVKVWIKERVDRLKGWVDRNLKQETWNPGANRENFAPSSVEMLRVIGETLDAFFELPIPMHPALLPDLTAGLDRSLQLYVSKAKSGCGTRNTFMPQLPPLTRCEVGSKLLFKKKEKPQNLQVRVSQNGATNGNDPLGLPQLCVRLNTLQYIRGELENLEKKIKTCLRNVESAQADITDGVDIKFELCQVACQEGIQQICETTAYKVTFYDLGHVLWDTLYVGDTASNRVEVLLRELDPVLETISGTVHNKVRNRAITALMKATFDGFLLVLLAGGPLRAFTRQDSQLIEDDFRALRDLYLADGDGLPEELVDKASSQVKNVLPLFRADSESLIERFKRMMVESNRSASKNRLPLPPTTGHWSPNEPNTVLRVLCYRSDETATKFLKKTYNLPKKI; translated from the exons atggctCGCCTGTTCCGCGAGTCCCGCCGGGACTCGtcccactcctcctcctccaacggcttcctcccgcccgccgcggcggcggcctcctcctcctcggcgctcCCCTCGCCGTTCCCGGACCTCGGGGTTCCGCTCTCGGCTGCCGACTTCCGGGAGGCCGCCTACGAGGTCCTGGTCGCGGCGTCCCGCACCACGGGCGGGAAGCCGCTCACGTACATCCCGCAGTCCGCGTCGGGTGCGGCGGCCCCGGCgtccccggcctcctccgcgtcctcggcctcctccgcctcgctcCAGCGCTCcctcacctccgccgccgccagcaagatgaagaaggcgctcggcctccgctcctccgcctcctccaagGGCGTCGGCAGCCCCGGGAGCGGCGGCAAGGCGGCCGCCCCCCCGCGGAGGCCCGCCACGGTCGGGGAGCTCATGCGGGTGCAGATGCGCGTCTCCGAGCCCGCCGACGCCAGGATCCGCAGGGGGCTCCTCCGCATCGCCGCCAGCCAG CTTGGCAGGCGTGCGGAATCGATGGTCTTGCCCTTGGAATTCCTGCAACAATTCAAGGCATCAGATTTCCCTGATCCTCAAGAGTATGAGGCATGGCGGAGTAGGAATCTAAAGCTTCTTGAGGCTGGTTTGCTTCTGCACCCACTCGTTCCATTGAACAAATCAGACAGTTCTGCACAACGGTTGCGGCAAATTATACGTGGTGCATATGATAGGCCACTTGAAACTGGGAAGAACTCCGAGTCAATGCAGAGCCTACGCACTTCTGTCATGTCCCTTGCTGGAAGATCTCATGATGGAACTTCTGGTGGATGCCACTGGGCAGATGGTTTCCCCTTGAATCTCCATCTCTACCAAATGTTGGTAGAAGCTTGCTTTGATAATGATGAAGGCACTGTGGTTGATGAGATCGATGAGGTGATGGAGCTCTTGAAGAAAACCTGGGTTATTCTTGGAATTAATGAGATGCTCCACAATCTTTGCTTTACTTGGGCATTGTTCAACCATTTTGTTATGTCTGGTCAAGTAGATATCGAGCTGCTTTCTGCTGCAGAGAATCAGTTAGCAGAAGTTGCTAAGGATGCCAAGACCACAAAAGATCCAAATTACTGTAAAGTATTGAGTTCAACATTAAGCTCAATAATGGGTTGGACTGAGAAAAGACTTCTAGCATATCATGAAACCTTCAATACAAGTAATATTGAGTCTATGCAAGGCATTGTCTCAATTGGAGTGTCAGCTGCAAGGGTTCTTGTTGAAGATATATCCCATGAATATCGTCGTAGAAGGAAAGAAGAGACTGATGTAGCTCGCAGCAGGGTAGAGACCTACATAAGGTCTTCACTCCGCACAGCTTTTGCCCTA AGAATGGAAGAAGCAGATTCAAAACGGTCATCAAGAAACCCTACTCCAGTCCTTTCTATCCTTGCAAAGGACATCGGTGATCTAGCTATAAAGGAGAAAAATTTGTACAGTCCAATACTGAAGACATGGCATCCCCTTGCTTCGGGTGTTGCTGTTGCAACCCTTCATTCTTGTTACGGAAATGAGCTGAAGCAGTTCGTAGCTGGGCTTACAGAGCTGACCCCAGATACAGTTCAAGTGCTTAAATCAGCAGACAAATTAGAGAAGGACCTTGTTAATATTGCTGTAGAAGATTCTGTGGATAGTGATGATGGAGGCAAGTCACTAATCAGAGAAATGCCGCCATATGAAGCCGAAAATGCAATTGCTAATCTGGTGAAAGTGTGGATAAAAGAAAGGGTAGACAGGCTCAAGGGATGGGTTGACCGGAATTTGAAGCAAGag ACCTGGAATCCAGGTGCCAACAGGGAGAATTTTGCTCCCTCTTCTGTGGAGATGCTTCGGGTTATTGGTGAAACGCTGGATGCATTTTTCGAATTACCTATACCAATGCATCCAGCTCTTCTTCCTGATCTGACAGCTGGACTGGATAGAAGCCTACAGCTTTATGTATCTAAAGCGAAATCTGGCTGTG GAACACGGAATACCTTTATGCCCCAATTACCTCCATTAACACGCTGCGAGGTGGGCTCCAAGTTATTATTCAAGAAAAAGGAGAAGCCACAAAATCTGCAGGTTCGCGTATCGCAAAATGGAGCAACAAATGGAAATGATCCCTTGGGGCTTCCTCAACTCTGTGTGCGCTTGAATACACTTCAGTACATCCGTGGTGAGCTCGAGAACCTAGAGAAGAAGATAAAAACATGTTTGCGAAATGTTGAGTCAGCTCAGGCAGACATCACAGATGGAGTGGACATCAAGTTTGAGCTTTGTCAGGTGGCCTGTCAAGAAGGCATCCAGCAGATCTGTGAGACAACTGCGTATAAGGTCACATTCTATGACTTGGGCCATGTTCTCTGGGACACCCTTTATGTTGGTGATACCGCATCAAACAGGGTGGAGGTACTGTTGAGAGAGCTTGACCCTGTCCTTGAGACAATATCTGGTACGGTGCACAACAAAGTGCGGAACCGTGCTATAACTGCGCTGATGAAAGCAACTTTTGATGGTTTCTTGCTGGTGCTTCTTGCTGGTGGTCCTTTGCGTGCTTTCACCCGCCAAGACTCTCAGTTAATAGAAGATGACTTCAGGGCCCTCAGAGATCTGTATTTGGCGGACGGGGATGGTCTGCCAGAAGAATTAGTTGACAAGGCCTCCTCCCAGGTCAAGAATGTCCTGCCCCTGTTCAGAGCAGACTCTGAAAGCCTCATTGAGCGATTCAAACGTATGATGGTTGAATCAAATCGGTCAGCGTCCAAGAACAGGTTACCATTGCCTCCAACGACAGGGCATTGGAGCCCGAATGAGCCTAACACAGTCCTGCGAGTTCTGTGCTACCGGAGCGATGAGACGGCTACAAAGTTCCTCAAGAAAACTTACAACCTACCGAAGAAGATTTGA
- the LOC117842477 gene encoding protein SAWADEE HOMEODOMAIN HOMOLOG 2, whose protein sequence is MERRSSVRFSPSEIAKMEKLVADIKEQVLVDKFCQKLAEEFNRSAGRAGSKALQATQVQGWFLKKFPVSATKPTCVPTVSQEKTAASEVNVSVSEKKSAASEEKPFPLDTSISNNEDEVSAVFPLETRDKIPELEELEFEAKSAKDSAWYDIAIFLAHRRNRAGEVEVRVRFEGFGADEDEWVNVKKCIRQRSIPVEASQCKSIVEGDLVLCFREGNDEALHFDAHVLEVQRKQHDIRGCRCVFLVEYDHDRSQERVSLKRLSRRPKYF, encoded by the exons ATGGAGCGGCGGTCCTCCGTCCGCTTCTCTCCCTCCGAG ATTGCAAAGATGGAGAAATTGGTTGCCGACATAAAAGAGCAAGTCTTGGTTGACAAGTTCTGCCAGAAGCTTGCAGAAGAATTTAA TCGATCTGCTGGTCGAGCTGGTAGTAAAGCGTTACAGGCTACACAG GTTCAAGGATGGTTCCTTAAAAAGTTTCCAGTATCAGCCACTAAACCTACTTGTGTGCCCACTGTTTCCCAAGAAAAGACTGCAGCCTCAGAAGTAAATGTATCAGTTTCTGAGAAAAAGTCTGCAGCTTCTGAAGAAAAGCCTTTCCCTCTTGATACTAGTATTTCAAACAACGAGGATGAGGTTTCTGCTGTTTTTCCGTTAG AAACTAGAGATAAAATTCCCGAACTTGAAGAGCTGGAGTTTGAGGCGAAGTCTGCAAAGGATTCTGCATG GTATGACATTGCCATTTTCTTGGCACACAGGAGGAACAGGGCGGGTGAAGTA GAAGTCCGGGTGAGATTCGAGGGTTTTGGGGCTGATGAGGATGAGTGGGTGAATGTGAAGAAGTGCATCCGCCAGCGTTCCATTCCTGTGGAGGCCTCCCAGTGCAAATCCATTGTCGAAGGAGACCTTGTCCTCTGCTTCAGG GAGGGAAACGATGAGGCATTGCATTTCGACGCTCATGTTCTTGAAGTTCAGCGGAAGCAGCATGATATTAGGGGGTGCAGATGTGTATTCCTTGTTGAATACGATCACGATCGAAGCCAG GAGAGGGTGAGCCTGAAAAGACTGTCCCGGCGTCCAAAGTACTTCTGA